The following coding sequences are from one Drosophila gunungcola strain Sukarami chromosome 3L unlocalized genomic scaffold, Dgunungcola_SK_2 000014F, whole genome shotgun sequence window:
- the LOC128260115 gene encoding serine/threonine-protein kinase BRSK2 isoform X3 encodes MQKENNVTAENCQFVGPYRLEKTLGKGQTGLVKLGVHCVIGKKVAIKIINREKLSESVLMKVEREIAIMKLIDHPHVLGLSDVYENKKYLYLILEHVSGGELFDYLVKKGRLTPKEARKFFRQIISALDFCHSHSICHRDLKPENLLLDEKNNIKIADFGMASLQPAGSMLETSCGSPHYACPEVIRGEKYDGRKADVWSCGVILYALLVGALPFDDDNLRQLLEKVKRGVFHIPHFVPPDCQSLLRGMIEVNPDRRLTLAEINRHPWVTAGGKGELELELPMMEVVQTHVIPTATAVDPDVLNAICSLGCFKEKEKLIQELLSASHNTEKVIYFLLLERKRRRPALEDDDEIAQKSRSELDAVDPPRKRLDTCRINGTNAPSYGQISEGSPLTPRRQAFNFRSYSSTRNHQRRSPTTVSSSVRSSSYHSPTRCNSPMSSAQQQANAISRPSSPAAGTRHSTYGDRDRSGHHSSVSRTPSHSSQKSIEGDVVVVREPRIERRDSLRQERGGGSPRERGDCGIPPGSPGGNSSGSTSASPSVHHRANSVVNPNGSPMMNNSSPGMPGSPCNTPGGQLWKTRLTNIKNSFLGSPRFHRRKMQVSADEVHLTPESSPELTKRSWFGNLITTEKDETFTILVKGKPIATVKAHLIHAFLSMAELSHSVVSPTSFRVEYKRNGNGPVMFQRHVKFQVDISAICKQGDIADMLFALTFTLLSGNIRRFRRICEHIQSQVCSKRFPGPSSPPTVTSVTQAVSESSSCGSVSSERLSYKRQVIENDMENDSIFSYKSGNGRRASTTNNNNANPVDIPGSPIAVRSNSETAEHERNRELQSERQATTMSGSAIA; translated from the exons ATGCAGAAGGAGAACAATGTCACGGCGGAGAATTGCCAATTTGTGGGGCCCTATCGCCTGGAGAAAACCCTCGGCAAGGGTCAAACGG GTCTCGTCAAGTTGGGCGTGCATTGTGTGATTGGCAAGAAAGTTGCGATTAAAATAATCAATCGCGAGAAACTCAGCGAATCGGTGCTAATGAAG GTTGAACGTGAAATCGCCATAATGAAACTAATCGATCATCCGCACGTCCTTGGCCTGAGCGATGTGTACGAGAATAAGaagtatttgtatttgataTTGGAGCATGTATCCGGCGGCGAGCTCTTCGACTACCTGGTGAAGAAGGGTCGGCTGACGCCCAAGGAGGCGCGCAAGTTCTTCAGGCAAATCATCTCCGCCCTGGACTTCTGCCACTCGCATTCGATTTG CCATCGCGACTTGAAGCCGGAGAACCTGCTGCTGGACGAGAAGAATAACATTAAGATTGCGGACTTCGGCATGGCTTCACTGCAGCCGGCTGGCAGCATGCTGGAGACCTCGTGCGGCAGCCCCCACTACGCGTGTCCGGAGGTCATACGG GGCGAGAAGTACGATGGCCGCAAGGCGGATGTCTGGTCCTGTGGGGTCATCCTGTACGCCCTGCTGGTGGGTGCGTTGCCCTTCGACGACGACAACTTGCGCCAGCTGCTGGAGAAAGTCAAGCGCGGCGTCTTTCACATACCGCACTTCGTGCCGCCGGACTGCCAGAGTCTGCTGCGCGGCATGATTGAGGTGAATCCGGACCGGCGGCTCACG CTGGCTGAAATCAACCGACATCCGTGGGTCACAGCTGGCGGCAAAGgcgagctggagctggagctgccGATGATGGAGGTGGTGCAGACACATGTGATTCCCACAGCCACCGCGGTGGATCCGGATGTGTTGAACGCCATTTGCTCGCTGGGCTGTTtcaaggagaaggagaagctCATCCAGGAGTTGCTCAGTGCGAG TCACAATACGGAGAAGGTCATATATTTCCTGTTGCTGGAGCGGAAGCGAAGACGACCTGCGCTGGAGGATGACGATGAGATTGCCCAGAAATCCCGCAGTGAACTGGATGCAGTGGATCCGCCACGTAAACGCCTCGACACCTGTCGCATTAACGGCACCAATGCACCCAGCTACGGACAGATATCGGAGGGTTCACCGCTCACGCCAAGACGACAGGCCTTTAA CTTCCGCTCGTACAGCAGCACACGGAACCACCAAAGGCGCTCGCCCACAACAGTTTCCTCGTCGGTGCGGAGCTCCTCATATCACAGTCCCACGCGTTGCAACTCCCCGATGAGTTCGGCGCAGCAGCAGGCGAATGCCATATCCCGGCCATCATCACCGGCGGCGGGAACCCGCCACTCCACATATGGCGACCGTGATCGTTCCGGCCACCACTCATCCGTGAGCCGGACACCGTCGCACAGTTCGCAGAAGAGCATCGAGGGCgatgtggtggtggtgcgggAGCCACGCATCGAACGACGGGACTCGCTGCGCCAGGAGCGTGGTGGCGGATCGCCGAGGGAGCGAGGCGATTGCGGCATTCCGCCGGGCAGTCCGGGCGGCAACTCGAGCGGATCCACTTCCGCCTCGCCGTCGGTGCACCACCGTGCCAACTCAG TTGTGAACCCCAATGGCTCGCCGATGATGAACAACAGCAGTCCGGGAATGCCGGGCTCACCGTGCAATACACCTGGTGGCCAGTTGTGGAAGACGCGACTGACCAACATCAAAAACAGTTTCTTGGGAAGTCCGCGCTTCCATCGCAGAAAAATGCAAG TTTCTGCCGATGAGGTGCACTTGACGCCCGAATCCTCGCCAGAGCTCACGAAGCGCTCCTGGTTTGGTAATCTCATAACAACCGAGAAGGATGAAACCTTCACTATTTTGGTCAAGGGCAAGCCCATTGCCACGGTCAAGGCGCATTTGATACACGCATTTTTATCC ATGGCTGAACTATCTCATAGTGTGGTTTCGCCCACCTCGTTTCGGGTGGAGTACAAGCGGAATGGCAACGGACCCGTCATGTTCCAGCGCCATGTCAAGTTTCAG GTTGACATCAGTGCCATTTGCAAACAAGGTGACATAGCAGATATGTTGTTTGCACTAACATTTACGCTGCTATCAG GTAACATTCGGCGTTTTCGACGCATTTGCGAGCACATTCAGTCCCAGGTGTGCTCCAAGCGGTTTCCAGGACCCAGTAGCCCGCCCACGGTGACCAGTGTGACCCAGGCCGTTTCGGAGAGCTCCTCCTGCGGATCGGTGTCCAGTGAGAGATTATCGTACAAGCGACAGGTG ATCGAGAACGATATGGAGAACGACTCCATATTCTCGTACAAGTCGGGCAACGGACGTCGAGCCTCGACCACAAACAACAATAATGCCAATCCAGTTGACATACCAGGCAGTCCGATTGCGGTGCGATCCAA CTCTGAGACCGCTGAGCACGAACGCAACCGCGAACTGCAGAGTGAGCGTCAGGCGACAACGATGTCCGGTAGTGCAATCGCATGA
- the LOC128260115 gene encoding serine/threonine-protein kinase BRSK2 isoform X2 — protein sequence MQKENNVTAENCQFVGPYRLEKTLGKGQTGLVKLGVHCVIGKKVAIKIINREKLSESVLMKVEREIAIMKLIDHPHVLGLSDVYENKKYLYLILEHVSGGELFDYLVKKGRLTPKEARKFFRQIISALDFCHSHSICHRDLKPENLLLDEKNNIKIADFGMASLQPAGSMLETSCGSPHYACPEVIRGEKYDGRKADVWSCGVILYALLVGALPFDDDNLRQLLEKVKRGVFHIPHFVPPDCQSLLRGMIEVNPDRRLTLAEINRHPWVTAGGKGELELELPMMEVVQTHVIPTATAVDPDVLNAICSLGCFKEKEKLIQELLSASHNTEKVIYFLLLERKRRRPALEDDDEIAQKSRSELDAVDPPRKRLDTCRINGTNAPSYGQISEGSPLTPRRQAFNFRSYSSTRNHQRRSPTTVSSSVRSSSYHSPTRCNSPMSSAQQQANAISRPSSPAAGTRHSTYGDRDRSGHHSSVSRTPSHSSQKSIEGDVVVVREPRIERRDSLRQERGGGSPRERGDCGIPPGSPGGNSSGSTSASPSVHHRANSGPTIAIIVNPNGSPMMNNSSPGMPGSPCNTPGGQLWKTRLTNIKNSFLGSPRFHRRKMQVSADEVHLTPESSPELTKRSWFGNLITTEKDETFTILVKGKPIATVKAHLIHAFLSMAELSHSVVSPTSFRVEYKRNGNGPVMFQRHVKFQVDISAICKQGDIADMLFALTFTLLSGNIRRFRRICEHIQSQVCSKRFPGPSSPPTVTSVTQAVSESSSCGSVSSERLSYKRQVIENDMENDSIFSYKSGNGRRASTTNNNNANPVDIPGSPIAVRSNSETAEHERNRELQSERQATTMSGSAIA from the exons ATGCAGAAGGAGAACAATGTCACGGCGGAGAATTGCCAATTTGTGGGGCCCTATCGCCTGGAGAAAACCCTCGGCAAGGGTCAAACGG GTCTCGTCAAGTTGGGCGTGCATTGTGTGATTGGCAAGAAAGTTGCGATTAAAATAATCAATCGCGAGAAACTCAGCGAATCGGTGCTAATGAAG GTTGAACGTGAAATCGCCATAATGAAACTAATCGATCATCCGCACGTCCTTGGCCTGAGCGATGTGTACGAGAATAAGaagtatttgtatttgataTTGGAGCATGTATCCGGCGGCGAGCTCTTCGACTACCTGGTGAAGAAGGGTCGGCTGACGCCCAAGGAGGCGCGCAAGTTCTTCAGGCAAATCATCTCCGCCCTGGACTTCTGCCACTCGCATTCGATTTG CCATCGCGACTTGAAGCCGGAGAACCTGCTGCTGGACGAGAAGAATAACATTAAGATTGCGGACTTCGGCATGGCTTCACTGCAGCCGGCTGGCAGCATGCTGGAGACCTCGTGCGGCAGCCCCCACTACGCGTGTCCGGAGGTCATACGG GGCGAGAAGTACGATGGCCGCAAGGCGGATGTCTGGTCCTGTGGGGTCATCCTGTACGCCCTGCTGGTGGGTGCGTTGCCCTTCGACGACGACAACTTGCGCCAGCTGCTGGAGAAAGTCAAGCGCGGCGTCTTTCACATACCGCACTTCGTGCCGCCGGACTGCCAGAGTCTGCTGCGCGGCATGATTGAGGTGAATCCGGACCGGCGGCTCACG CTGGCTGAAATCAACCGACATCCGTGGGTCACAGCTGGCGGCAAAGgcgagctggagctggagctgccGATGATGGAGGTGGTGCAGACACATGTGATTCCCACAGCCACCGCGGTGGATCCGGATGTGTTGAACGCCATTTGCTCGCTGGGCTGTTtcaaggagaaggagaagctCATCCAGGAGTTGCTCAGTGCGAG TCACAATACGGAGAAGGTCATATATTTCCTGTTGCTGGAGCGGAAGCGAAGACGACCTGCGCTGGAGGATGACGATGAGATTGCCCAGAAATCCCGCAGTGAACTGGATGCAGTGGATCCGCCACGTAAACGCCTCGACACCTGTCGCATTAACGGCACCAATGCACCCAGCTACGGACAGATATCGGAGGGTTCACCGCTCACGCCAAGACGACAGGCCTTTAA CTTCCGCTCGTACAGCAGCACACGGAACCACCAAAGGCGCTCGCCCACAACAGTTTCCTCGTCGGTGCGGAGCTCCTCATATCACAGTCCCACGCGTTGCAACTCCCCGATGAGTTCGGCGCAGCAGCAGGCGAATGCCATATCCCGGCCATCATCACCGGCGGCGGGAACCCGCCACTCCACATATGGCGACCGTGATCGTTCCGGCCACCACTCATCCGTGAGCCGGACACCGTCGCACAGTTCGCAGAAGAGCATCGAGGGCgatgtggtggtggtgcgggAGCCACGCATCGAACGACGGGACTCGCTGCGCCAGGAGCGTGGTGGCGGATCGCCGAGGGAGCGAGGCGATTGCGGCATTCCGCCGGGCAGTCCGGGCGGCAACTCGAGCGGATCCACTTCCGCCTCGCCGTCGGTGCACCACCGTGCCAACTCAGGTCCGACCATTGCCATTA TTGTGAACCCCAATGGCTCGCCGATGATGAACAACAGCAGTCCGGGAATGCCGGGCTCACCGTGCAATACACCTGGTGGCCAGTTGTGGAAGACGCGACTGACCAACATCAAAAACAGTTTCTTGGGAAGTCCGCGCTTCCATCGCAGAAAAATGCAAG TTTCTGCCGATGAGGTGCACTTGACGCCCGAATCCTCGCCAGAGCTCACGAAGCGCTCCTGGTTTGGTAATCTCATAACAACCGAGAAGGATGAAACCTTCACTATTTTGGTCAAGGGCAAGCCCATTGCCACGGTCAAGGCGCATTTGATACACGCATTTTTATCC ATGGCTGAACTATCTCATAGTGTGGTTTCGCCCACCTCGTTTCGGGTGGAGTACAAGCGGAATGGCAACGGACCCGTCATGTTCCAGCGCCATGTCAAGTTTCAG GTTGACATCAGTGCCATTTGCAAACAAGGTGACATAGCAGATATGTTGTTTGCACTAACATTTACGCTGCTATCAG GTAACATTCGGCGTTTTCGACGCATTTGCGAGCACATTCAGTCCCAGGTGTGCTCCAAGCGGTTTCCAGGACCCAGTAGCCCGCCCACGGTGACCAGTGTGACCCAGGCCGTTTCGGAGAGCTCCTCCTGCGGATCGGTGTCCAGTGAGAGATTATCGTACAAGCGACAGGTG ATCGAGAACGATATGGAGAACGACTCCATATTCTCGTACAAGTCGGGCAACGGACGTCGAGCCTCGACCACAAACAACAATAATGCCAATCCAGTTGACATACCAGGCAGTCCGATTGCGGTGCGATCCAA CTCTGAGACCGCTGAGCACGAACGCAACCGCGAACTGCAGAGTGAGCGTCAGGCGACAACGATGTCCGGTAGTGCAATCGCATGA
- the LOC128260115 gene encoding serine/threonine-protein kinase BRSK2 isoform X1: MQKENNVTAENCQFVGPYRLEKTLGKGQTGLVKLGVHCVIGKKVAIKIINREKLSESVLMKVEREIAIMKLIDHPHVLGLSDVYENKKYLYLILEHVSGGELFDYLVKKGRLTPKEARKFFRQIISALDFCHSHSICHRDLKPENLLLDEKNNIKIADFGMASLQPAGSMLETSCGSPHYACPEVIRGEKYDGRKADVWSCGVILYALLVGALPFDDDNLRQLLEKVKRGVFHIPHFVPPDCQSLLRGMIEVNPDRRLTLAEINRHPWVTAGGKGELELELPMMEVVQTHVIPTATAVDPDVLNAICSLGCFKEKEKLIQELLSASHNTEKVIYFLLLERKRRRPALEDDDEIAQKSRSELDAVDPPRKRLDTCRINGTNAPSYGQISEGSPLTPRRQAFNFRSYSSTRNHQRRSPTTVSSSVRSSSYHSPTRCNSPMSSAQQQANAISRPSSPAAGTRHSTYGDRDRSGHHSSVSRTPSHSSQKSIEGDVVVVREPRIERRDSLRQERGGGSPRERGDCGIPPGSPGGNSSGSTSASPSVHHRANSGPTIAISMFHDPESNSVVNPNGSPMMNNSSPGMPGSPCNTPGGQLWKTRLTNIKNSFLGSPRFHRRKMQVSADEVHLTPESSPELTKRSWFGNLITTEKDETFTILVKGKPIATVKAHLIHAFLSMAELSHSVVSPTSFRVEYKRNGNGPVMFQRHVKFQVDISAICKQGDIADMLFALTFTLLSGNIRRFRRICEHIQSQVCSKRFPGPSSPPTVTSVTQAVSESSSCGSVSSERLSYKRQVIENDMENDSIFSYKSGNGRRASTTNNNNANPVDIPGSPIAVRSNSETAEHERNRELQSERQATTMSGSAIA; the protein is encoded by the exons ATGCAGAAGGAGAACAATGTCACGGCGGAGAATTGCCAATTTGTGGGGCCCTATCGCCTGGAGAAAACCCTCGGCAAGGGTCAAACGG GTCTCGTCAAGTTGGGCGTGCATTGTGTGATTGGCAAGAAAGTTGCGATTAAAATAATCAATCGCGAGAAACTCAGCGAATCGGTGCTAATGAAG GTTGAACGTGAAATCGCCATAATGAAACTAATCGATCATCCGCACGTCCTTGGCCTGAGCGATGTGTACGAGAATAAGaagtatttgtatttgataTTGGAGCATGTATCCGGCGGCGAGCTCTTCGACTACCTGGTGAAGAAGGGTCGGCTGACGCCCAAGGAGGCGCGCAAGTTCTTCAGGCAAATCATCTCCGCCCTGGACTTCTGCCACTCGCATTCGATTTG CCATCGCGACTTGAAGCCGGAGAACCTGCTGCTGGACGAGAAGAATAACATTAAGATTGCGGACTTCGGCATGGCTTCACTGCAGCCGGCTGGCAGCATGCTGGAGACCTCGTGCGGCAGCCCCCACTACGCGTGTCCGGAGGTCATACGG GGCGAGAAGTACGATGGCCGCAAGGCGGATGTCTGGTCCTGTGGGGTCATCCTGTACGCCCTGCTGGTGGGTGCGTTGCCCTTCGACGACGACAACTTGCGCCAGCTGCTGGAGAAAGTCAAGCGCGGCGTCTTTCACATACCGCACTTCGTGCCGCCGGACTGCCAGAGTCTGCTGCGCGGCATGATTGAGGTGAATCCGGACCGGCGGCTCACG CTGGCTGAAATCAACCGACATCCGTGGGTCACAGCTGGCGGCAAAGgcgagctggagctggagctgccGATGATGGAGGTGGTGCAGACACATGTGATTCCCACAGCCACCGCGGTGGATCCGGATGTGTTGAACGCCATTTGCTCGCTGGGCTGTTtcaaggagaaggagaagctCATCCAGGAGTTGCTCAGTGCGAG TCACAATACGGAGAAGGTCATATATTTCCTGTTGCTGGAGCGGAAGCGAAGACGACCTGCGCTGGAGGATGACGATGAGATTGCCCAGAAATCCCGCAGTGAACTGGATGCAGTGGATCCGCCACGTAAACGCCTCGACACCTGTCGCATTAACGGCACCAATGCACCCAGCTACGGACAGATATCGGAGGGTTCACCGCTCACGCCAAGACGACAGGCCTTTAA CTTCCGCTCGTACAGCAGCACACGGAACCACCAAAGGCGCTCGCCCACAACAGTTTCCTCGTCGGTGCGGAGCTCCTCATATCACAGTCCCACGCGTTGCAACTCCCCGATGAGTTCGGCGCAGCAGCAGGCGAATGCCATATCCCGGCCATCATCACCGGCGGCGGGAACCCGCCACTCCACATATGGCGACCGTGATCGTTCCGGCCACCACTCATCCGTGAGCCGGACACCGTCGCACAGTTCGCAGAAGAGCATCGAGGGCgatgtggtggtggtgcgggAGCCACGCATCGAACGACGGGACTCGCTGCGCCAGGAGCGTGGTGGCGGATCGCCGAGGGAGCGAGGCGATTGCGGCATTCCGCCGGGCAGTCCGGGCGGCAACTCGAGCGGATCCACTTCCGCCTCGCCGTCGGTGCACCACCGTGCCAACTCAGGTCCGACCATTGCCATTAGTATGTTCCACGATCCAGAGTCGAATAGTG TTGTGAACCCCAATGGCTCGCCGATGATGAACAACAGCAGTCCGGGAATGCCGGGCTCACCGTGCAATACACCTGGTGGCCAGTTGTGGAAGACGCGACTGACCAACATCAAAAACAGTTTCTTGGGAAGTCCGCGCTTCCATCGCAGAAAAATGCAAG TTTCTGCCGATGAGGTGCACTTGACGCCCGAATCCTCGCCAGAGCTCACGAAGCGCTCCTGGTTTGGTAATCTCATAACAACCGAGAAGGATGAAACCTTCACTATTTTGGTCAAGGGCAAGCCCATTGCCACGGTCAAGGCGCATTTGATACACGCATTTTTATCC ATGGCTGAACTATCTCATAGTGTGGTTTCGCCCACCTCGTTTCGGGTGGAGTACAAGCGGAATGGCAACGGACCCGTCATGTTCCAGCGCCATGTCAAGTTTCAG GTTGACATCAGTGCCATTTGCAAACAAGGTGACATAGCAGATATGTTGTTTGCACTAACATTTACGCTGCTATCAG GTAACATTCGGCGTTTTCGACGCATTTGCGAGCACATTCAGTCCCAGGTGTGCTCCAAGCGGTTTCCAGGACCCAGTAGCCCGCCCACGGTGACCAGTGTGACCCAGGCCGTTTCGGAGAGCTCCTCCTGCGGATCGGTGTCCAGTGAGAGATTATCGTACAAGCGACAGGTG ATCGAGAACGATATGGAGAACGACTCCATATTCTCGTACAAGTCGGGCAACGGACGTCGAGCCTCGACCACAAACAACAATAATGCCAATCCAGTTGACATACCAGGCAGTCCGATTGCGGTGCGATCCAA CTCTGAGACCGCTGAGCACGAACGCAACCGCGAACTGCAGAGTGAGCGTCAGGCGACAACGATGTCCGGTAGTGCAATCGCATGA
- the LOC128260115 gene encoding serine/threonine-protein kinase BRSK1 isoform X4, which yields MQKENNVTAENCQFVGPYRLEKTLGKGQTGLVKLGVHCVIGKKVAIKIINREKLSESVLMKVEREIAIMKLIDHPHVLGLSDVYENKKYLYLILEHVSGGELFDYLVKKGRLTPKEARKFFRQIISALDFCHSHSICHRDLKPENLLLDEKNNIKIADFGMASLQPAGSMLETSCGSPHYACPEVIRGEKYDGRKADVWSCGVILYALLVGALPFDDDNLRQLLEKVKRGVFHIPHFVPPDCQSLLRGMIEVNPDRRLTLAEINRHPWVTAGGKGELELELPMMEVVQTHVIPTATAVDPDVLNAICSLGCFKEKEKLIQELLSASHNTEKVIYFLLLERKRRRPALEDDDEIAQKSRSELDAVDPPRKRLDTCRINGTNAPSYGQISEGSPLTPRRQAFNFRSYSSTRNHQRRSPTTVSSSVRSSSYHSPTRCNSPMSSAQQQANAISRPSSPAAGTRHSTYGDRDRSGHHSSVSRTPSHSSQKSIEGDVVVVREPRIERRDSLRQERGGGSPRERGDCGIPPGSPGGNSSGSTSASPSVHHRANSGPTIAISMFHDPESNSVVNPNGSPMMNNSSPGMPGSPCNTPGGQLWKTRLTNIKNSFLGSPRFHRRKMQVSADEVHLTPESSPELTKRSWFGNLITTEKDETFTILVKGKPIATVKAHLIHAFLSMAELSHSVVSPTSFRVEYKRNGNGPVMFQRHVKFQVDISAICKQGDIADMLFALTFTLLSGNIRRFRRICEHIQSQVCSKRFPGPSSPPTVTSVTQAVSESSSCGSVSSERLSYKRQVIENDMENDSIFSYKSGNGRRASTTNNNNANPVDIPGSPIAVRSK from the exons ATGCAGAAGGAGAACAATGTCACGGCGGAGAATTGCCAATTTGTGGGGCCCTATCGCCTGGAGAAAACCCTCGGCAAGGGTCAAACGG GTCTCGTCAAGTTGGGCGTGCATTGTGTGATTGGCAAGAAAGTTGCGATTAAAATAATCAATCGCGAGAAACTCAGCGAATCGGTGCTAATGAAG GTTGAACGTGAAATCGCCATAATGAAACTAATCGATCATCCGCACGTCCTTGGCCTGAGCGATGTGTACGAGAATAAGaagtatttgtatttgataTTGGAGCATGTATCCGGCGGCGAGCTCTTCGACTACCTGGTGAAGAAGGGTCGGCTGACGCCCAAGGAGGCGCGCAAGTTCTTCAGGCAAATCATCTCCGCCCTGGACTTCTGCCACTCGCATTCGATTTG CCATCGCGACTTGAAGCCGGAGAACCTGCTGCTGGACGAGAAGAATAACATTAAGATTGCGGACTTCGGCATGGCTTCACTGCAGCCGGCTGGCAGCATGCTGGAGACCTCGTGCGGCAGCCCCCACTACGCGTGTCCGGAGGTCATACGG GGCGAGAAGTACGATGGCCGCAAGGCGGATGTCTGGTCCTGTGGGGTCATCCTGTACGCCCTGCTGGTGGGTGCGTTGCCCTTCGACGACGACAACTTGCGCCAGCTGCTGGAGAAAGTCAAGCGCGGCGTCTTTCACATACCGCACTTCGTGCCGCCGGACTGCCAGAGTCTGCTGCGCGGCATGATTGAGGTGAATCCGGACCGGCGGCTCACG CTGGCTGAAATCAACCGACATCCGTGGGTCACAGCTGGCGGCAAAGgcgagctggagctggagctgccGATGATGGAGGTGGTGCAGACACATGTGATTCCCACAGCCACCGCGGTGGATCCGGATGTGTTGAACGCCATTTGCTCGCTGGGCTGTTtcaaggagaaggagaagctCATCCAGGAGTTGCTCAGTGCGAG TCACAATACGGAGAAGGTCATATATTTCCTGTTGCTGGAGCGGAAGCGAAGACGACCTGCGCTGGAGGATGACGATGAGATTGCCCAGAAATCCCGCAGTGAACTGGATGCAGTGGATCCGCCACGTAAACGCCTCGACACCTGTCGCATTAACGGCACCAATGCACCCAGCTACGGACAGATATCGGAGGGTTCACCGCTCACGCCAAGACGACAGGCCTTTAA CTTCCGCTCGTACAGCAGCACACGGAACCACCAAAGGCGCTCGCCCACAACAGTTTCCTCGTCGGTGCGGAGCTCCTCATATCACAGTCCCACGCGTTGCAACTCCCCGATGAGTTCGGCGCAGCAGCAGGCGAATGCCATATCCCGGCCATCATCACCGGCGGCGGGAACCCGCCACTCCACATATGGCGACCGTGATCGTTCCGGCCACCACTCATCCGTGAGCCGGACACCGTCGCACAGTTCGCAGAAGAGCATCGAGGGCgatgtggtggtggtgcgggAGCCACGCATCGAACGACGGGACTCGCTGCGCCAGGAGCGTGGTGGCGGATCGCCGAGGGAGCGAGGCGATTGCGGCATTCCGCCGGGCAGTCCGGGCGGCAACTCGAGCGGATCCACTTCCGCCTCGCCGTCGGTGCACCACCGTGCCAACTCAGGTCCGACCATTGCCATTAGTATGTTCCACGATCCAGAGTCGAATAGTG TTGTGAACCCCAATGGCTCGCCGATGATGAACAACAGCAGTCCGGGAATGCCGGGCTCACCGTGCAATACACCTGGTGGCCAGTTGTGGAAGACGCGACTGACCAACATCAAAAACAGTTTCTTGGGAAGTCCGCGCTTCCATCGCAGAAAAATGCAAG TTTCTGCCGATGAGGTGCACTTGACGCCCGAATCCTCGCCAGAGCTCACGAAGCGCTCCTGGTTTGGTAATCTCATAACAACCGAGAAGGATGAAACCTTCACTATTTTGGTCAAGGGCAAGCCCATTGCCACGGTCAAGGCGCATTTGATACACGCATTTTTATCC ATGGCTGAACTATCTCATAGTGTGGTTTCGCCCACCTCGTTTCGGGTGGAGTACAAGCGGAATGGCAACGGACCCGTCATGTTCCAGCGCCATGTCAAGTTTCAG GTTGACATCAGTGCCATTTGCAAACAAGGTGACATAGCAGATATGTTGTTTGCACTAACATTTACGCTGCTATCAG GTAACATTCGGCGTTTTCGACGCATTTGCGAGCACATTCAGTCCCAGGTGTGCTCCAAGCGGTTTCCAGGACCCAGTAGCCCGCCCACGGTGACCAGTGTGACCCAGGCCGTTTCGGAGAGCTCCTCCTGCGGATCGGTGTCCAGTGAGAGATTATCGTACAAGCGACAGGTG ATCGAGAACGATATGGAGAACGACTCCATATTCTCGTACAAGTCGGGCAACGGACGTCGAGCCTCGACCACAAACAACAATAATGCCAATCCAGTTGACATACCAGGCAGTCCGATTGCGGTGCGATCCAAGTAA